The genomic interval AACTAACACTGCTGCTTTTGCCCCGGCCTTCACGTATAGAACAcatatatgtatacatacacCCACAAGCACACCCATAcagatatatacatatacatgaaTCTTGACCATCAGGTGAGCTCTTTGAACAAACGCTTCCTCTGATGTCTTCGGTGATGGATAAGGTAAAAAGTAGGCCTCCTGGTTATCAAAAAATGCATCATGTTCCTCCATGGTGCTTCTCTAGCCTCCGACTACTGCTGCTGTGGTGGACCTCACAGGTGACTGGTGGGTAAGGGCGGGGGAGTTTCTATGGGTCTGTGGCGGGCTTTTTTAGGGGGAAGGCTATTTCTCTCAGGTGGGGTGTAGGGGTTGTATAGGGGGTGTGGGTAGCCGTCTGGCCCGAAGCCCTCAGGGCTGAGACTGGGTTCCGTTGGAGGAGAGCAGGCGGGTCTTGTCTTTGCTGGAGCCCCGGCGTTGCAGGCCTCCACTGTCCCGGTCGCCTCCTCCCTCCGAGCGGCGAGAGTTCTGACGGCTCAGGGAGCCGGGAGGATGAGAGGACAGCTGCCCGTTCTTCTCATCTGATGGGAAAAAAGTGTAAGAGAGGCGATCCATCGGTTGATAGATCAATATATAAATATAGATGGGTACTTTCTCTCAGCTGCACAACAAACATATAGATATTTATTTACCAATAATCAGTTTACCAGGCAGGAAGACAACCCAGGACGTAAACTATGAAGTTCTCATTTATTTCACCATGATGATATCATTTATTCCTTGATTCATTGATGCATTGCACTACAAGATGCCATACTTTCCATATGCCTGTTGTGTTGCCGCAACCGCTACCTTCCACAACAAACTTGCAAAGTAAGAAAGTCTATGTGTCTATCTTTAtatgtggtgcgtgtgtgtgtgattgcgcgtgtgtgcatgcattcatgcatgcgtgcatgtgagagagagagagcatcagaAAGAGTCCATACCTGTAAGCTTGTGACACTCACCAGCAAGTGCCTGCACAGAAGGCTGATCATGAGTACTGAGCAACTGAGCTTGAATAGACTCTACCACCCGTTTAAACCTGCGACTAGGACCTGAGAACACaaatgcgtgcgcacacacacacacacacacacacacacacacacacacacacacacacacacacacacacacacacacacacacacacacacaacacaaaccatGCTTAGAATATACTCAAACTTTCATACCCTTCAAATTTGGATACATTTACAGTCAATCATTAATTTCTGACATGTTTTCAAAACTATTTTGATCTGTACCTGATATAAGAGTGAAGGTGACACTGTAGATTCCCAtgtcccttctctcctccttctcttttcccctgtctctctctcgctccctctctccttcagaGAAGGCAATGTCCACCTGGAATTTGACAGGCTTCTGGAAGACAGATGAACCTCCGGAGGACTTATATTCCGCCCGGAAACTGGTCTGAGAGATGACACTGTGACTGAGAGAGGGAATCTGACAGATATaggtagagagatggagacggaGGCGTGGAAATGGGGAGGACATGATTGAAGGAGAAATTACATGAGAAATAGATATGGTTTGTTAATGGTAGTTTGACACACATAGGGAAGAGACAGATAGACGGACAGAGAAGATTTTCTGATtgatattgattgattgaaattcTTCAGATACAGCTTGTGTATCTGCAGAGGATGATCGACACTGACATAAGACCAGCTGATTACAAGCCTTGTTTACTAATTACAAAGCAGAGGGCACATAATCACATAGCTTCCTTTAGCCTTAAGCATGACACTTAAGGGCCTTTGGCATCAATGACTACTTTCCTGTTTATAACCCACAACAAAAAAagtcagaaagacagaaaaactcTTACTGAGAGGAACGCGTGGACGATGTCTGCCTTTATTGAGCTCAATGGTTTGTCTCTGATCACCACAAAGATTTGCTCCTCCTTCTCAATACTGATGAAGTTTCCAAACCAGGACTTCTTGGCCAGCCTGTACcaagagcacaaacacacacacgcacacgcacacacacagagtgagatcAATACTGCAGCTGAACAAGCAGGCAGTCAAAGGGACTAGGAAATGAAAGATAAAACAAGCTGCACACTAAAGACCAGGGAGGCTACAATTAGCATGGTATACAGGACAGCTAGATAGAAAGAAAATGTGATGATAAGATAAAGACTTGTTTCTTATAGAACAGTGACATAAGGCTAGATATTACCCTCATAGAAATCAATAGAAATCTAGCTATGTGTTTTTTAATTGTGTCTGGGTCTTTTTTATTCAGGCTTATTCAGGCCGGTCAGCTGTTGTCTGTAAATGTCTGCAGTATGAGACAGCAATGCACTAGCTATTCAGgagaacatgttttttttatttatttatatctaCTAAAACTAAAAACCAATATAAACAGAGAACACTTTGAACTGCATACTTCAGGATAATCTGTCTCTTCTGTCTGCAATTATAGATTGATGCCTTTGGCAACCTATGAAATTCTTACGCAATTACATTTAAGGATCAATAGTATATTGGACCCACCCCTTATAAGAGTAAAGAAATTAGCATTAAATGTCAATTGTTTCAATATCAATTGTAGGCACTTGTCATCTGCCCCCTCTCACTGTCAACACAAAATCTTTGAACAGTTTTCAAAGGAGGTGAATGGGCAGTCAGATTATCATTTATCACACTCACTCTGGGCTCGACTCTGGCGTTAGGCTGGACATGTCCTCAGATGTAggaactagagagagagacaaggaaataaagaaagaaagaaagaaagaaagaaagaaagagagcgagacagcaagagagggtggagagagagaaaaagttaaGTAAGACGAGGAGGGAAAGACAGACTGATGCAAGCAGGTCATCAGGGAGAACAGATTTTTGCCTCCAGCTACTGTGCATGTCACAGCATGTCTTCGCTGACGGAAAACTAAGCAAACATTTATGACCCACAAACTTGTCACTTGTGTAAGCTCCTATAGCTCAACCCTGTTTAGCCTGTTTTATTGGTTTCCTTTGTATGACAATGAGCACTTGTGAAACCACTTAGTCACCTGCACCTAATATATAAGAATTTAGGTCAATGGAGTGATTATGTCTCCACTGTGTACTTAGAAAAAGATCTCATTTTGATTGATAAGAAGATATATGCTATATTTTGATGCCATACAGATAGATTATAAATTAATCGATGTTTGTCTGCTCACTGGGTATTAAAGGCAAGACCTTGGTGTTGTTGGCACCTCATTGTCATTCCCCTAGCCACAACGGCGTTCTCTCACCTTGCAGCTTGCGTCGGTGGAAACGCGGTGAGCCCAGCAGGTTGTTCTTGAAGGAGTTGAGGCGCGTCCGCCAGTGGGCGGAACTGCTGGCCGCCATCCCGCCACTTCCCCCAGGACTGGAGGGCGGGGTGAGGGACAGGGAGCCTCCGGCCACGCCGCCCCCACCCTCAGCGCgcgaggacgaggacgaggacgaggacgagggaggggtgggaggggggtgcCCGGGGTGGTGGACAGGGGTGCCGAGAGGGGTGGGGAGCGGGGAGCCCTGGGGGGTGACCTGTGACACATGGGCAGAGTTAGGATAGAGGCTCTTAGTTACCGACTTGATGGCGGAGGGCGCGGGGAAGACAAAAAAGCGAGGgataggggagaggggggagggagacggCGAGGGCGAGCGGGGGGGGCCCTGGAGGGGGAGGGACGTGGATTGGAGGTGGGCCCGATCGGAGGGCGCCTTGGACGGCAGAGTCTGGGTTTTTTGGTCAGGCGCGCGTTTGGACCCCCGGGGAGTGGTGGCACTTCCTGCTTTGGGGTCTTTGGGCAGGGTGGTGGAAGCAGAGGTGACTTCGGACTGGCTGAAAGTGAACACGGGGCTCTGATGGAGCAGAAgaaagaggacagaggagaggagaggtggggagatggagagatggagagagcaatGGTCATGAAAGTTATGATTTATGGCGATTTATGACTAGCATTAGCAGACTCTACTGATATCTTCAACATGTGCTTTTTTTGTCATCTGTTTCATTTACTGTACAAACGATTAAACCTGTCAATGAGGATGCTACAGCTAGCAATCGAGCCATCTACCATTCTCTGTTCTTATTTTCTACAAACACGCCCTGCATACAGGGGGTATTGAAAAGAGCGTATACAGTGTTATATATGAGTTggttatatatgtgtatgtgtgtcactacctgtgtgtgtattgagggggtggaaagaagagtgagagagagagagagagagagagagagagagagagagagagagagagagagagagagaagacagtgagacagagagaggtaggAAGGGAGACAAAAGAGCAtatgcatatactgtaggtggATGAGGGGTGTTGGGTGTTGTATTGACCTATATGTGTCATTGATTTTTAGTTCAAGTAGAAGGTCAGTGGTATGGGAAATGGAACAGTATGAGGGAGATGATTTTAGTATGATAAAGCACACTGAACTGAGGAGAGCTTCAACACCAAACACATTTCTGCCACAGATCAATTTAGTTACAACACTACATACATACTACACTCACTGTTTTCCTACATAGATTGCAGTTCTACACACTGAATGGGTAACATAAGACAGTATACATGTGTAAACCTTCACTTCCTAATTGCCATTTCACAAGTGACAGTGGAAAGCATGTCATGTCAACTAGCATTAGAGCAGGAGGATACTTTCAGTGTTTTGCCAAAAACAGTTTGCACATTTTGTCCACAGTGTTTATATAACATGGCATTAACAAACCAACTCTGGATTAGTTTGTCCTCCATGTGCATCAAAAGCTGGATACAGCCATAATGATGGATTTAATAATCTAGATTAGATTAGAGCTGCAATACAGGATCAGCATAGTACTGGCCCGGACCGGTACCGGTAGTTTAACTTAGGTGatatctgatgtgtgtgtatttgtatgtgtgtatgggagtgtATGTATTGCATATAGCAGAATTGTAACTATAGAATATGTGGTTCTGCTTTTTTCGCAAGACTAAAGTTTTTGCTGGCACCAGGACTGGGGcgatgtggtgtgtgagtgggagtggCTGGACGGGGGAACTCACCCTGGGGCTGCTGAGGGGGCTGGAGGAGAGGCCTGTGGAGGCGCCGCTCACCGAGCGTGACCTGCAGGACACGGACACAGGAATGAGCACAACCAACCAGGCAGGCCACAGGCAACACAGAGAATCAGTCCAGTTAGCGCACAAACCACAGATCCAGCCAACACAATAACAGttagtgtactgtactgtatgtctgagtgGGAAGGCGTGTAGATGTATAGAGAGCAGGTCGATGTAGTGGTGGTTCATAAGACCCTGGGGGGAAGCGTGTGGGGGTGTGGTATGTGTAGTGACTGTGCTGGCTGTGTGCAGATGTGCCAGCATTTAGGAGGGTGGGgagctcttctgtgtgtgtgtgtgtgtgtgtgtgtgtgtgtgtgtgtgtgtgtgtgtgtatgtacgcacCTCTGACTGTGTGAGGATGTGTCCAGGGCTCGGCGTGGCGGTGTAGGTGAACCCTGTTCTGTCACACTCAGCACCTCCAGGCTCTTTCTTTCCGGCCGGCATCGGCCATGACGTGTCAGCATAGGCGAGTCCACGCGCTTCCGGGGAGGGTCTGCTGCAaaacagacatgcacgcacacacacacacacacacacacacacacacacacacacacagaggatgtgGTTCTATAGGGAACTATAGGctatatgtgagtgtatgtgtacatgcctgcatacacaaaaatgtatgtgcgtgggtgtgtttctgtatttgCGCAGACATGGCATGACTCACCAACATCATTTCTGGGTGGCAGGTTCTCGTCCTCATAGCTGGGGTAGCGCTCTTTTCTGTCCAGCAGCAGGTAATAGATCATCTTCTCCTGGTTTATTCTAACAGACAGGGAGGAATGTAAGAAggagaagacagacagacagagaggaataTGAGAAAGAATGACAAACAGACAGGAAGGAATGGAAGAACCACCTCCTGCCATCAAAGGAATCTCCCTTCAGCACAATTACCAATAACAGCTGTTGACAACCTTCAAGAGTTGCCTTGGCAACGACTGTGTCACATCTACTGTTTTAAAAATTCCATGGAAAAA from Alosa sapidissima isolate fAloSap1 chromosome 3, fAloSap1.pri, whole genome shotgun sequence carries:
- the brsk1b gene encoding serine/threonine-protein kinase BRSK1 isoform X2, with the protein product MSSKELSSQPAQYVGPYRLEKTLGKGQTGLVKLGVHCITGQKVAIKIVNREKLSESVLMKVEREIAILKLIEHPHVLKLHDVYENNKYLYLVLEHVSGGELFDYLVKKGRLTPKEARKFFKQIISALDFCHSHSICHRDLKPENLLLDEKNNIRIADFGMASLQVGDSLLETSCGSPHYACPEVIRGEKYDGRRADVWSCGVILFALLVGALPFDHDNLRQLLEKVKSGVFHMPHFIPPDCQALLKGMIEVDPEKRLSLEAIQKHAWYQGGRNEPTPEQPPPRRVCVRRILSLTELDPDVLDSMHSLGCFRDRTKLARDLQCEEINQEKMIYYLLLDRKERYPSYEDENLPPRNDVDPPRKRVDSPMLTRHGRCRPERKSLEVLSVTEQGSPTPPRRALDTSSHSQRSRSVSGASTGLSSSPLSSPRSPVFTFSQSEVTSASTTLPKDPKAGSATTPRGSKRAPDQKTQTLPSKAPSDRAHLQSTSLPLQGPPRSPSPSPSPLSPIPRFFVFPAPSAIKSVTKSLYPNSAHVSQVTPQGSPLPTPLGTPVHHPGHPPPTPPSSSSSSSSSRAEGGGGVAGGSLSLTPPSSPGGSGGMAASSSAHWRTRLNSFKNNLLGSPRFHRRKLQVPTSEDMSSLTPESSPELAKKSWFGNFISIEKEEQIFVVIRDKPLSSIKADIVHAFLSIPSLSHSVISQTSFRAEYKSSGGSSVFQKPVKFQVDIAFSEGERERERDRGKEKEERRDMGIYSVTFTLISGPSRRFKRVVESIQAQLLSTHDQPSVQALADEKNGQLSSHPPGSLSRQNSRRSEGGGDRDSGGLQRRGSSKDKTRLLSSNGTQSQP
- the brsk1b gene encoding serine/threonine-protein kinase BRSK1 isoform X1, yielding MSSKELSSQPAQYVGPYRLEKTLGKGQTGLVKLGVHCITGQKVAIKIVNREKLSESVLMKVEREIAILKLIEHPHVLKLHDVYENNKYLYLVLEHVSGGELFDYLVKKGRLTPKEARKFFKQIISALDFCHSHSICHRDLKPENLLLDEKNNIRIADFGMASLQVGDSLLETSCGSPHYACPEVIRGEKYDGRRADVWSCGVILFALLVGALPFDHDNLRQLLEKVKSGVFHMPHFIPPDCQALLKGMIEVDPEKRLSLEAIQKHAWYQGGRNEPTPEQPPPRRVCVRRILSLTELDPDVLDSMHSLGCFRDRTKLARDLQCEEINQEKMIYYLLLDRKERYPSYEDENLPPRNDVADPPRKRVDSPMLTRHGRCRPERKSLEVLSVTEQGSPTPPRRALDTSSHSQRSRSVSGASTGLSSSPLSSPRSPVFTFSQSEVTSASTTLPKDPKAGSATTPRGSKRAPDQKTQTLPSKAPSDRAHLQSTSLPLQGPPRSPSPSPSPLSPIPRFFVFPAPSAIKSVTKSLYPNSAHVSQVTPQGSPLPTPLGTPVHHPGHPPPTPPSSSSSSSSSRAEGGGGVAGGSLSLTPPSSPGGSGGMAASSSAHWRTRLNSFKNNLLGSPRFHRRKLQVPTSEDMSSLTPESSPELAKKSWFGNFISIEKEEQIFVVIRDKPLSSIKADIVHAFLSIPSLSHSVISQTSFRAEYKSSGGSSVFQKPVKFQVDIAFSEGERERERDRGKEKEERRDMGIYSVTFTLISGPSRRFKRVVESIQAQLLSTHDQPSVQALADEKNGQLSSHPPGSLSRQNSRRSEGGGDRDSGGLQRRGSSKDKTRLLSSNGTQSQP
- the brsk1b gene encoding serine/threonine-protein kinase BRSK2 isoform X4, which codes for MSSKELSSQPAQYVGPYRLEKTLGKGQTGLVKLGVHCITGQKVAIKIVNREKLSESVLMKVEREIAILKLIEHPHVLKLHDVYENNKYLYLVLEHVSGGELFDYLVKKGRLTPKEARKFFKQIISALDFCHSHSICHRDLKPENLLLDEKNNIRIADFGMASLQVGDSLLETSCGSPHYACPEVIRGEKYDGRRADVWSCGVILFALLVGALPFDHDNLRQLLEKVKSGVFHMPHFIPPDCQALLKGMIEVDPEKRLSLEAIQKHAWYQGGRNEPTPEQPPPRRVCVRRILSLTELDPDVLDSMHSLGCFRDRTKLARDLQCEEINQEKMIYYLLLDRKERYPSYEDENLPPRNDVDPPRKRVDSPMLTRHGRCRPERKSLEVLSVTEQGSPTPPRRALDTSSHSQRSRSVSGASTGLSSSPLSSPRVTPQGSPLPTPLGTPVHHPGHPPPTPPSSSSSSSSSRAEGGGGVAGGSLSLTPPSSPGGSGGMAASSSAHWRTRLNSFKNNLLGSPRFHRRKLQVPTSEDMSSLTPESSPELAKKSWFGNFISIEKEEQIFVVIRDKPLSSIKADIVHAFLSIPSLSHSVISQTSFRAEYKSSGGSSVFQKPVKFQVDIAFSEGERERERDRGKEKEERRDMGIYSVTFTLISGPSRRFKRVVESIQAQLLSTHDQPSVQALAGECHKLTDEKNGQLSSHPPGSLSRQNSRRSEGGGDRDSGGLQRRGSSKDKTRLLSSNGTQSQP
- the brsk1b gene encoding serine/threonine-protein kinase BRSK2 isoform X3, with translation MSSKELSSQPAQYVGPYRLEKTLGKGQTGLVKLGVHCITGQKVAIKIVNREKLSESVLMKVEREIAILKLIEHPHVLKLHDVYENNKYLYLVLEHVSGGELFDYLVKKGRLTPKEARKFFKQIISALDFCHSHSICHRDLKPENLLLDEKNNIRIADFGMASLQVGDSLLETSCGSPHYACPEVIRGEKYDGRRADVWSCGVILFALLVGALPFDHDNLRQLLEKVKSGVFHMPHFIPPDCQALLKGMIEVDPEKRLSLEAIQKHAWYQGGRNEPTPEQPPPRRVCVRRILSLTELDPDVLDSMHSLGCFRDRTKLARDLQCEEINQEKMIYYLLLDRKERYPSYEDENLPPRNDVADPPRKRVDSPMLTRHGRCRPERKSLEVLSVTEQGSPTPPRRALDTSSHSQRSRSVSGASTGLSSSPLSSPRVTPQGSPLPTPLGTPVHHPGHPPPTPPSSSSSSSSSRAEGGGGVAGGSLSLTPPSSPGGSGGMAASSSAHWRTRLNSFKNNLLGSPRFHRRKLQVPTSEDMSSLTPESSPELAKKSWFGNFISIEKEEQIFVVIRDKPLSSIKADIVHAFLSIPSLSHSVISQTSFRAEYKSSGGSSVFQKPVKFQVDIAFSEGERERERDRGKEKEERRDMGIYSVTFTLISGPSRRFKRVVESIQAQLLSTHDQPSVQALAGECHKLTDEKNGQLSSHPPGSLSRQNSRRSEGGGDRDSGGLQRRGSSKDKTRLLSSNGTQSQP